A part of Terriglobales bacterium genomic DNA contains:
- a CDS encoding GGDEF domain-containing protein translates to MNVDGLQSARTEQLHRQIQKLAGRDIQLWSVGMVVMLLFAAGFLVVALPNLIWPQGRHDFQPAQLAQLVIGLFMLVLVFSAYVFDQKRTQHRTREELIREIVFNERLESFSLVDPLTQIFNRRYLDQVLPKEINRANRRGTNLTFLLLEVGSLAMIGRRFGELIGDQLLIDAAHLLKNTFRGSDTVLRYDAAKFLVLLPETDEAQANFALTRLLNRVDTWNVETNAPYELAFNGGLASYRTGVDVLALLQKLERNVEFHSQSEAKAAS, encoded by the coding sequence ATGAACGTGGACGGCCTGCAATCCGCCCGCACCGAGCAGCTGCACCGGCAGATCCAGAAACTGGCGGGTCGCGACATCCAGCTCTGGTCGGTGGGCATGGTGGTGATGCTGCTGTTCGCCGCCGGCTTCCTGGTGGTGGCCCTCCCCAACTTGATCTGGCCGCAAGGGCGTCATGACTTCCAACCCGCACAGCTGGCGCAACTGGTGATCGGGCTCTTCATGCTGGTGCTGGTGTTCTCCGCCTATGTCTTCGACCAGAAACGAACGCAGCACCGCACCCGCGAGGAGCTGATCCGGGAGATCGTTTTCAACGAGCGCCTGGAGAGCTTCTCCCTGGTGGACCCGCTGACCCAGATCTTCAACCGCCGCTACCTCGACCAGGTGCTGCCCAAGGAGATCAACCGCGCCAACCGCCGGGGCACCAACCTGACCTTTCTCCTGCTGGAAGTGGGTTCATTGGCGATGATCGGGCGGCGCTTCGGCGAGCTGATCGGCGACCAGCTCCTGATCGACGCCGCGCATCTGCTGAAGAACACCTTCCGGGGCTCCGACACCGTCCTGCGCTACGACGCCGCCAAGTTCCTGGTGCTGCTGCCCGAGACCGACGAGGCCCAGGCCAACTTCGCCCTCACCCGCCTGCTCAACCGGGTGGACACCTGGAACGTGGAGACCAACGCTCCCTACGAGTTAGCGTTCAATGGCGGGCTGGCCTCCTACCGCACCGGGGTGGACGTGCTGGCACTGTTGCAGAAGCTGGAGCGCAACGTCGAATTCCACAGCCAGAGCGAGGCCAAAGCGGCCTCCTGA